From Rhodoferax sp. AJA081-3, the proteins below share one genomic window:
- the pgsA gene encoding CDP-diacylglycerol--glycerol-3-phosphate 3-phosphatidyltransferase yields the protein MFMTIPTIMTWTRIFAIPLIVGVFYLPDSMASVAEKNLIATVMFVVFAATDWLDGYLARKLNQTSSFGAFLDPVADKFLVCACVLVLVHLQRADVFVALIIIGREIAISALREWMAQIGASKSVAVHMIGKLKTVAQMVAIPFLLFDGMLFGLINTHVWGVWLIWAAAVLTIWSMVYYLQKAIPEIRARAR from the coding sequence ATGTTTATGACCATACCAACCATCATGACGTGGACGCGTATCTTCGCGATACCGCTGATTGTGGGCGTCTTCTACCTGCCCGACTCCATGGCATCCGTGGCGGAGAAAAACCTGATTGCAACGGTCATGTTTGTTGTGTTTGCCGCCACCGACTGGCTGGATGGTTACTTGGCGCGCAAGCTGAACCAGACATCGTCGTTTGGTGCTTTCCTGGATCCGGTGGCAGACAAGTTTCTGGTCTGTGCCTGTGTGCTGGTGCTGGTGCATCTGCAGCGTGCCGATGTGTTTGTGGCGCTCATCATCATTGGCCGCGAAATCGCAATCTCCGCGCTGCGCGAATGGATGGCCCAGATCGGCGCATCCAAGAGTGTCGCAGTGCACATGATCGGCAAACTCAAGACTGTGGCACAAATGGTTGCAATTCCGTTTTTGTTGTTCGACGGCATGTTGTTTGGCCTGATCAACACCCATGTATGGGGTGTCTGGTTGATCTGGGCGGCCGCGGTCCTTACCATCTGGTCCATGGTGTATTACTTGCAAAAAGCCATACCCGAAATTCGCGCACGGGCCCGTTAA